A part of Desulfitibacter alkalitolerans DSM 16504 genomic DNA contains:
- a CDS encoding 4Fe-4S binding protein, with protein sequence MTKIMFHEDACKGCELCIEFCPKNLITLASRFNDKGFHPATVENTDKCVGCAICARMCPDVAIEIEEIPFERGAAVNA encoded by the coding sequence ATGACAAAAATAATGTTTCATGAGGATGCTTGTAAAGGCTGTGAATTGTGCATTGAGTTCTGCCCAAAAAATCTAATTACTTTAGCAAGCAGATTCAATGACAAGGGCTTTCATCCAGCTACTGTGGAAAATACAGATAAGTGCGTTGGTTGTGCCATTTGTGCCCGTATGTGTCCAGATGTGGCAATTGAAATAGAGGAAATACCATTTGAAAGGGGAGCGGCAGTAAATGCATAA
- a CDS encoding xanthine dehydrogenase family protein molybdopterin-binding subunit, with amino-acid sequence MCNGLKYIGKPFPLKEAAQKVTGQLLYNSDKKVHKMLHAKLLLSPIPHGIIKKIDTSKAVKLSGVRGIFTHLNSPNIFYNSSIIEYDDNYSPRNEIIFSNVVKHVGDWVAAVVADDINTAQKALELIDVDYEELPAVIDMEEALNNKEHHVQEPVPEYNYIIGDPSQGFKEAEHTFTHSFESPKAHHCTMETNCVIASWDSSDKITIQTNTQNCWMVRYTVSHALNLPLNSIRVIKVDGGGSFGLHLEAILEPLVAFLARETKGTVKLHLDRYETMIGSRCRTRVKTKIKTGVKADGTITAMDVQVIADAGAYTSISAWIPKSMGNKLKKLYKIPNLSYTGNLVHTNTAVSGSFRGFGTAEIFAAIDTHMANIARSLDIDQVEFRLKHVMKPHDNDPLTGQTLGNIGISECLTEGAKAFGWEEYKNIKSKNDSRFKYGFGVGCCAHTNGCFGYHQDFAAMTLRINEQGEALLNTGLHDLGGVGTKTMLTQIAAEVLDIDMSKVIALECDTERSSYDVGTQATRTAYIGGSAAKGVAEKMRLMLLEEASNMLNEPVNNLEVEKGTIKSFKSQEKSVTYGEVVMHCLKKNKELVAYYSHAAQANPTSYAVNFAEVRVDTKTGHVDVLRLVSANDVGRAINTMLVEGQIQGGVGMGLGFALSEELEYTPDGRCKNPNFSNYFPFRASEMPEIIKVLVEKGEIHGPWGAKGIAEIAAGAAAPAVVNAINDALGTNFNTLPLNTERILLAISCSNS; translated from the coding sequence ATGTGTAATGGTTTAAAATATATTGGAAAGCCATTTCCCCTTAAAGAAGCTGCCCAAAAGGTAACAGGTCAACTCCTGTACAATAGTGATAAAAAAGTCCACAAAATGCTCCATGCAAAGCTCCTACTAAGTCCTATTCCCCATGGAATCATAAAAAAAATTGATACAAGTAAGGCCGTAAAGCTTTCTGGGGTCAGGGGGATTTTTACACACTTAAATTCTCCTAATATTTTCTATAACAGCTCTATTATTGAATATGATGATAACTATTCTCCCCGAAATGAAATTATTTTTTCTAATGTGGTAAAGCATGTTGGGGATTGGGTTGCAGCTGTTGTAGCAGATGATATAAATACAGCACAAAAAGCATTAGAGTTAATAGACGTAGATTATGAAGAATTGCCTGCAGTGATAGATATGGAAGAGGCATTGAATAATAAAGAACATCATGTGCAGGAGCCTGTTCCAGAGTACAACTATATTATAGGGGATCCGTCTCAGGGCTTTAAAGAGGCAGAGCACACCTTTACTCACAGCTTTGAATCTCCAAAGGCACACCACTGTACAATGGAAACCAACTGCGTAATTGCCAGTTGGGATTCCAGTGATAAGATTACAATTCAAACAAATACTCAAAACTGCTGGATGGTTCGTTATACTGTCTCCCATGCTTTAAACCTTCCTTTAAATAGTATTAGGGTGATAAAGGTTGATGGGGGAGGGTCCTTTGGCCTGCATTTGGAAGCTATTCTAGAACCTCTGGTTGCCTTTCTTGCCAGGGAAACCAAGGGAACAGTGAAGCTCCATTTAGATAGATACGAAACCATGATTGGCTCCAGGTGTCGTACAAGGGTAAAAACCAAAATAAAAACTGGAGTAAAGGCTGATGGCACCATTACTGCCATGGATGTCCAGGTAATAGCTGATGCAGGTGCTTATACCAGCATCTCCGCATGGATTCCCAAGTCAATGGGCAACAAGCTTAAAAAGCTTTACAAAATCCCCAACCTTAGCTACACAGGTAATTTGGTTCATACTAATACTGCCGTATCAGGAAGCTTTAGGGGCTTTGGGACAGCAGAGATTTTTGCTGCCATAGACACTCACATGGCAAACATTGCAAGGTCTTTAGACATTGATCAGGTTGAATTTAGGCTCAAGCATGTAATGAAGCCCCATGATAATGACCCTCTTACAGGCCAAACTTTAGGTAATATAGGAATAAGTGAATGCCTGACTGAAGGTGCAAAAGCTTTTGGTTGGGAAGAATACAAAAACATTAAATCTAAAAACGATTCGCGATTCAAGTATGGATTTGGTGTAGGCTGCTGCGCACATACCAATGGCTGCTTTGGATACCACCAGGATTTTGCAGCCATGACCTTAAGAATTAATGAACAGGGGGAGGCCCTTTTAAACACAGGACTCCATGACCTTGGAGGAGTAGGAACAAAAACAATGCTTACCCAGATTGCAGCCGAAGTATTGGATATTGACATGTCCAAGGTGATTGCCCTGGAATGTGACACCGAGAGAAGCTCATATGATGTGGGTACCCAGGCAACACGAACTGCTTATATTGGCGGCAGTGCTGCCAAGGGTGTGGCAGAAAAGATGAGGCTCATGCTTTTGGAAGAAGCCTCCAATATGTTAAATGAGCCTGTAAATAATTTAGAAGTGGAGAAAGGCACTATCAAGTCATTCAAAAGCCAAGAGAAGTCTGTCACCTATGGTGAGGTGGTCATGCATTGTCTTAAGAAAAACAAGGAATTGGTTGCCTACTACAGCCATGCAGCCCAGGCAAACCCAACCTCTTATGCCGTAAACTTTGCAGAGGTTAGGGTGGATACAAAGACGGGCCATGTGGATGTCCTTAGATTAGTGTCTGCCAATGATGTAGGCAGGGCCATTAATACAATGCTGGTTGAAGGACAGATTCAAGGTGGAGTGGGCATGGGACTTGGCTTTGCCCTTAGCGAGGAACTGGAATACACCCCAGATGGCAGATGTAAAAATCCTAATTTCAGCAATTACTTTCCCTTTAGAGCTTCTGAAATGCCTGAAATAATAAAGGTTTTAGTTGAAAAGGGAGAAATACACGGTCCCTGGGGTGCCAAGGGAATAGCTGAAATAGCAGCAGGTGCGGCGGCCCCTGCTGTGGTAAATGCAATTAATGATGCCCTGGGAACAAACTTTAACACTCTGCCTTTAAATACTGAGAGAATATTACTGGCAATCTCCTGCAGCAATAGTTAA
- a CDS encoding sigma-54 interaction domain-containing protein — MLGYLESIKSILDYTNDAIIVVNKEGLITLFNKEAQRLTRTSLDAALGKHITEIIPNTRLLEVIQRGKPELNQQLELKDVTIITNRVPVRDENGSIIGAAAVFRDIAERIAMTEEISNLRDIQTLLEAIINSTQDAISVVDEKGIHILINPAYTRIIGMKKEELLNRPADVDIVEGESMHFKVLRTREPVRGIRMKVGPQKKDVVVNVAPMIVNDKLKGSVAVIQDISEIRKLTHELKLAKRLIRHLEARHAFEDIIGRSEEITGAIEQARRAAKTPATVLLRGESGTGKELFAHAIHNASDRCEGQFIRVNCAALTDTLLESELFGYVEGAFTGAKKGGHKGLFEEASGGTIFLDEIGEISLSLQSKLLRALQEKEIIRVGASKPTKIDVRIIAATNANLEELIQKGAFREDLYYRINVLPIIIPPLRHRKEDIPVLVRHLLPKYNQEYGRNVEEVSAQALEVLQEYDWPGNIRELENILARGIINMKYKETVLEAFHLPLTSAGSTNSNGSSRQEETNPDYSVESYEQLFANWERDLLEKVLEETGGNKNKAARMLGISIRSLYYKLEKHGIKI, encoded by the coding sequence ATGCTGGGATATTTGGAAAGTATAAAAAGTATTTTGGACTATACCAATGATGCCATAATTGTTGTAAATAAAGAAGGGTTAATTACCTTATTTAATAAAGAAGCCCAGCGGCTTACAAGAACCTCGCTTGATGCAGCACTTGGAAAGCATATAACTGAAATAATTCCTAATACCCGGCTTCTTGAGGTTATTCAAAGGGGCAAGCCTGAATTAAATCAGCAATTAGAATTAAAAGACGTGACTATTATTACCAACAGGGTTCCAGTTAGAGATGAAAATGGCAGCATAATAGGTGCAGCGGCAGTATTCAGGGATATTGCAGAAAGAATTGCCATGACAGAAGAAATAAGTAATCTGCGGGATATCCAGACCCTGTTAGAAGCCATAATAAATTCAACCCAGGATGCCATTTCTGTGGTTGATGAGAAGGGCATCCATATTTTGATAAACCCAGCTTATACCAGGATCATTGGCATGAAAAAGGAAGAGCTCCTTAATAGGCCGGCTGATGTAGACATAGTTGAGGGGGAGAGCATGCATTTCAAGGTCCTTAGGACAAGGGAACCTGTTCGAGGTATCAGAATGAAGGTGGGTCCCCAGAAAAAGGACGTTGTTGTTAACGTTGCACCAATGATAGTAAACGACAAGTTAAAGGGTAGTGTGGCGGTAATTCAGGACATTTCAGAGATCAGAAAGCTGACCCATGAGCTAAAACTGGCAAAACGCTTAATCAGACACCTGGAGGCAAGGCATGCCTTTGAAGATATTATAGGCAGGAGTGAAGAGATTACTGGAGCAATAGAGCAGGCCAGACGTGCGGCCAAAACTCCTGCAACAGTTTTGCTTCGCGGAGAAAGCGGTACAGGCAAAGAATTATTTGCCCATGCTATTCATAATGCCAGCGACAGGTGTGAAGGGCAATTTATTAGGGTAAACTGTGCAGCGCTTACAGATACACTTCTGGAAAGTGAGTTGTTTGGTTATGTGGAAGGTGCCTTTACTGGAGCAAAAAAGGGCGGCCACAAGGGTTTATTTGAGGAAGCAAGTGGAGGTACAATTTTTCTTGATGAAATAGGAGAAATAAGCCTGTCCCTCCAGTCCAAGCTTTTACGCGCTTTACAGGAAAAGGAAATTATTCGAGTTGGGGCTTCAAAGCCCACAAAGATTGATGTAAGGATTATTGCAGCCACAAATGCAAATCTAGAAGAATTAATCCAAAAGGGTGCTTTTAGAGAGGATTTATATTATCGTATAAATGTCCTGCCTATTATTATACCGCCATTAAGACATCGCAAGGAAGACATACCCGTACTAGTTCGTCACCTGCTTCCCAAATATAACCAGGAATATGGACGTAATGTTGAGGAGGTATCAGCCCAAGCTCTAGAGGTTCTGCAGGAATATGACTGGCCAGGCAATATTCGTGAGCTGGAAAATATCCTGGCCCGGGGTATTATTAATATGAAATACAAAGAAACAGTTTTGGAGGCATTCCATCTTCCATTGACTAGTGCAGGGTCAACCAACTCAAACGGTTCTAGCAGACAGGAAGAAACTAATCCCGACTATTCAGTGGAAAGCTATGAACAGCTTTTTGCGAATTGGGAAAGAGATTTGCTTGAAAAAGTCTTAGAAGAAACTGGCGGGAACAAGAACAAGGCTGCCAGAATGTTGGGTATATCAATTCGCAGCTTGTATTATAAACTGGAAAAGCATGGCATTAAAATATAA
- a CDS encoding 3-methyl-2-oxobutanoate dehydrogenase subunit VorB — MHKVLMKGNEALGEAAIKAGCRHFFGYPITPQNEVPEYLARRMPEVGGVFLQAESEIAAINMVYGASSAGARVMTSSSSPGISLKQEGISYLAAAELPCVIVNIMRGGPGLGGIQAAQSDYFQATKGGGNGDYRLIVYVPASIQELVDMTMKAFDAADKYRNPVMILGDGVLGQMMEPVEFREVPAPNLSMKPWACTGRKKYRPQNIINSLYLNAEVLEKHNFALFNKYNTISRNEKAAETYMTADAEIILAAYGTTARVAKAAINLARDKGIKAGMVRPHTLWPFPDDYIRESLSESTKAVLTVEMSMGQLVEDVQLAVNGRVPIHFYGRVGGMVPDVKSVYHEICRIAGKTNELPEQMTRGIRYSIEGGIRING, encoded by the coding sequence ATGCATAAGGTTTTAATGAAAGGCAACGAAGCTCTAGGTGAAGCAGCCATTAAAGCTGGATGCCGCCATTTCTTTGGCTATCCTATCACCCCTCAAAATGAAGTGCCGGAATATCTTGCCAGGAGAATGCCAGAGGTTGGAGGAGTCTTTCTCCAGGCAGAAAGTGAAATTGCAGCCATAAATATGGTTTACGGCGCCAGTAGTGCAGGTGCCAGGGTTATGACTTCTTCATCTAGTCCAGGAATCAGCTTAAAACAGGAAGGCATATCCTATCTTGCAGCAGCAGAATTACCCTGTGTAATTGTCAATATTATGCGTGGCGGACCAGGCCTGGGAGGCATCCAGGCTGCTCAATCTGATTATTTTCAAGCAACAAAGGGAGGGGGAAATGGAGACTACAGGCTTATAGTTTATGTACCCGCCTCTATACAAGAATTGGTTGACATGACCATGAAAGCTTTTGATGCTGCTGATAAATATAGAAATCCTGTAATGATACTTGGTGATGGAGTTTTAGGTCAGATGATGGAACCAGTTGAATTTAGAGAGGTTCCAGCTCCAAATTTGTCCATGAAACCATGGGCCTGTACAGGAAGAAAAAAATATAGACCTCAAAATATTATTAATTCGCTTTATCTAAATGCTGAGGTTCTGGAAAAGCATAACTTTGCCCTTTTTAATAAGTATAACACCATTTCAAGAAATGAAAAGGCAGCAGAAACTTATATGACAGCTGATGCTGAAATAATCCTTGCAGCCTATGGTACTACCGCAAGGGTAGCTAAGGCCGCCATAAATCTGGCCAGAGATAAGGGTATTAAAGCTGGTATGGTAAGACCCCATACCTTATGGCCCTTTCCTGATGATTATATAAGAGAGTCCCTTTCAGAAAGTACAAAAGCCGTGCTGACAGTAGAAATGAGCATGGGCCAACTGGTAGAAGATGTACAGCTAGCAGTTAACGGTAGAGTTCCCATTCACTTTTATGGCAGGGTTGGCGGAATGGTTCCTGATGTAAAGTCTGTGTATCATGAGATTTGCCGGATTGCTGGTAAAACAAATGAGCTGCCGGAGCAAATGACAAGGGGAATCAGGTACTCCATTGAAGGGGGTATTCGTATAAATGGCTAA
- a CDS encoding 2-oxoacid:acceptor oxidoreductase family protein, with translation MLQEIIIAGFGGQGVMSMGQLLAYAGMLEGKNVSWIPSYGPEMRGGTANCSVIISDTEIGSPIVSEPNTIIVLNLPSLKKFEPVLIPGGLLLLSTLKADQTYTRKDINGYEIPAVEIADGIGNTKVANMVMLGAYLEATEAVSVDAVIESLKKVLPQRHHGLIPLNRKALELGASEIQKAKKNSFI, from the coding sequence ATGCTTCAAGAAATCATTATAGCTGGTTTTGGCGGTCAGGGAGTTATGTCCATGGGACAATTACTGGCATATGCAGGAATGTTGGAAGGAAAGAATGTATCCTGGATACCCTCCTATGGACCAGAAATGAGGGGCGGAACTGCCAACTGTTCGGTTATTATTTCCGATACCGAAATAGGTTCTCCCATTGTAAGTGAACCAAATACAATAATTGTATTAAATTTACCGTCACTAAAGAAGTTTGAACCGGTTCTCATCCCTGGAGGACTATTGCTATTAAGTACCCTTAAGGCAGACCAAACATATACAAGAAAAGACATAAATGGATATGAAATTCCAGCTGTGGAAATTGCAGATGGTATTGGCAATACTAAAGTAGCCAACATGGTCATGCTTGGCGCATACCTGGAGGCAACGGAAGCTGTTTCAGTAGATGCTGTAATAGAATCATTAAAAAAAGTATTGCCTCAGAGACACCATGGTTTAATTCCACTAAATCGTAAGGCTTTAGAGCTAGGTGCTAGTGAAATACAAAAAGCAAAAAAAAACTCTTTCATTTGA
- a CDS encoding stalk domain-containing protein, with protein MDRKKVLFVIGIALVFALVFSSSALASADKGKKKGMPSFVQEMLKEKGIGQPLVKTAVDAGENGEELMAEIEELSEEMDELEKEMKDLEQEALQAQLVKMHKTRAQILAKLNHFEQAMEELEKAIAIDRKNPEAYKEIGKLYKEAGKPGINVFVNGKKPVFDTPPVIKDGRTLVPVRAIVMALGADVKWDAENKEITIVKGETVIILQLDSKTALINGEEYELDVPAKSVNARTVLPLRFISEALKTQVNFDQETGIIIIVDDEEGTEEETEDEIDDEEDEEDDEDDDQEDEDDEDDDDQDEDEE; from the coding sequence ATGGATAGGAAAAAAGTATTGTTTGTTATTGGAATAGCACTAGTATTTGCCCTGGTCTTTAGCTCAAGTGCCCTGGCCTCAGCTGACAAGGGTAAAAAGAAAGGCATGCCTTCATTTGTGCAGGAGATGCTAAAAGAGAAGGGTATTGGCCAACCTTTGGTTAAAACTGCAGTGGATGCTGGGGAAAATGGTGAGGAGCTTATGGCCGAAATAGAGGAATTGTCTGAGGAAATGGATGAGTTGGAAAAGGAAATGAAGGATTTAGAACAAGAAGCTTTGCAGGCCCAACTTGTAAAAATGCATAAAACCAGAGCCCAGATTCTGGCGAAATTGAATCATTTTGAACAGGCCATGGAAGAGCTTGAAAAAGCCATAGCAATTGACAGGAAGAATCCAGAGGCCTACAAGGAGATAGGCAAGCTGTATAAAGAAGCAGGGAAACCAGGAATTAATGTTTTTGTTAATGGGAAAAAGCCTGTTTTTGACACCCCGCCTGTAATCAAAGATGGCAGAACTCTGGTGCCTGTAAGGGCAATTGTTATGGCCCTTGGTGCAGATGTGAAATGGGATGCTGAGAATAAGGAAATTACCATTGTCAAGGGAGAAACAGTAATCATTTTGCAGCTTGATAGTAAAACGGCTCTTATAAACGGAGAAGAATATGAATTGGATGTACCGGCTAAATCTGTTAATGCTAGAACCGTACTGCCTTTAAGGTTTATTAGTGAGGCATTAAAAACCCAGGTGAATTTTGATCAGGAAACAGGCATCATAATCATAGTAGATGATGAGGAAGGTACTGAAGAAGAAACCGAAGATGAAATAGACGATGAAGAAGATGAAGAAGATGATGAAGATGATGACCAGGAAGATGAAGACGATGAAGACGACGATGACCAGGATGAAGATGAAGAATAA
- a CDS encoding response regulator translates to MVKVLIMEDEINIAFVLKTFLTEVGYDVIVAEDGIKGLKLLQTGLLPDIILLDLNMPGMSGRAVAERLYLDDRLAKVPVVIVSGSSPASLDFPSKDIYDAYIAKPFELSDVLEIVQKLTDFNHQKGIVHL, encoded by the coding sequence TTGGTCAAGGTATTAATAATGGAAGATGAAATTAATATAGCATTTGTACTCAAGACATTTTTGACAGAAGTAGGGTATGATGTAATAGTTGCAGAGGATGGAATCAAGGGACTAAAGCTTTTGCAGACCGGCCTCTTGCCGGACATTATTTTATTAGACCTTAATATGCCAGGCATGAGCGGTCGTGCTGTAGCAGAAAGGCTTTATTTGGATGACAGATTAGCAAAGGTGCCAGTTGTTATTGTATCAGGGTCATCACCTGCTTCATTAGATTTTCCATCTAAAGATATCTATGATGCATATATTGCCAAGCCCTTTGAATTGTCTGATGTGTTAGAAATAGTTCAGAAACTTACTGATTTTAACCATCAAAAGGGAATTGTTCATCTTTAA
- a CDS encoding MBL fold metallo-hydrolase — MNKPSISVTFFYHSCVAVESAGAYLLFDYFSRKPPVKIPFPANKKIYIFSSHGHGDHYSPYIFRDGFTPGPAFYILSHDIEDVPKDKPILWVEPYQTYTLDNLTIKTFGTTDVGVSFLVSIDGFQLFHSGDLNWWHWEHFNKEDQELERVNYQNEAARLSKHSIDLAFVPVDPRLGDASYLAAHYFIDKLKPRYLVPIHLQTDFQVMKDFAQTADPVHTHVLTFGRIGETKKLQP; from the coding sequence ATGAACAAACCATCTATTTCTGTGACTTTCTTTTATCACAGTTGTGTGGCAGTTGAAAGCGCCGGAGCTTATTTGCTTTTTGATTATTTTTCGAGAAAACCTCCTGTCAAGATACCCTTTCCTGCCAACAAAAAGATCTACATATTTTCCTCTCATGGACATGGCGATCATTATTCTCCCTATATTTTTCGTGACGGTTTCACACCTGGCCCAGCTTTTTATATATTAAGCCATGATATTGAGGATGTCCCTAAAGACAAACCCATTCTCTGGGTAGAGCCTTACCAAACCTATACCTTGGACAACCTGACCATTAAAACCTTTGGCACTACTGATGTGGGTGTGTCGTTTTTGGTAAGTATTGATGGATTCCAGTTATTCCACAGCGGAGACTTAAACTGGTGGCATTGGGAGCATTTTAACAAAGAAGATCAGGAATTGGAAAGAGTTAATTATCAAAATGAAGCAGCCCGACTTTCAAAGCATTCAATTGATCTAGCCTTTGTCCCGGTAGATCCCCGGTTAGGAGACGCTTCTTACCTGGCTGCCCATTATTTCATTGATAAGCTTAAGCCCAGGTATCTTGTCCCTATCCATTTGCAGACAGATTTTCAAGTAATGAAGGACTTTGCCCAAACTGCGGACCCTGTCCATACTCATGTCTTGACCTTTGGGAGAATAGGTGAAACAAAGAAACTGCAGCCCTAA
- a CDS encoding thiamine pyrophosphate-dependent enzyme, which yields MAKQFKKSKALTDKKFHYCPGCSHGVIHRLVAEVLEELDVIDCTVGIASVGCSVTAYDYFNVDVVQAAHGRAPAVGTGVKRVHPTNVVFTYQGDGDLAAIGMSEIVHAAIRGEKITTIFVNNTTYGMTGGQMAPTTLIGQKGTTAPYGREAKDYGYPVKIAELLSTIEGAAYISRVSVHTPGHVNKTKRAIRKAFETQIKGEGFSLVEILSTCPTNWGMNPVDSLKWLEEKMLPYYPLGEFKSPAEVV from the coding sequence ATGGCTAAACAATTCAAAAAGTCCAAAGCACTTACTGATAAAAAATTTCATTATTGTCCTGGATGCAGCCATGGTGTGATCCATCGCCTTGTAGCAGAAGTCCTGGAGGAATTGGATGTAATTGATTGTACTGTGGGCATAGCTTCAGTAGGATGCTCTGTAACGGCCTATGATTATTTTAATGTTGATGTGGTTCAGGCTGCCCATGGAAGAGCTCCTGCCGTTGGGACAGGAGTGAAAAGGGTTCATCCTACTAACGTTGTCTTTACCTATCAAGGTGATGGGGATCTAGCAGCCATTGGCATGTCTGAGATAGTCCATGCGGCTATCAGGGGTGAAAAAATTACAACTATATTTGTAAATAATACTACCTATGGCATGACGGGAGGACAAATGGCTCCAACTACTTTGATTGGGCAAAAGGGAACTACAGCCCCATATGGCAGGGAAGCAAAGGATTATGGATACCCAGTAAAAATTGCCGAGCTGCTTAGCACTATAGAGGGTGCAGCCTATATTTCCAGGGTTTCGGTTCACACACCTGGCCATGTAAACAAGACCAAAAGGGCTATTAGGAAGGCCTTCGAAACCCAAATTAAAGGTGAGGGTTTTTCATTGGTAGAGATTCTCTCAACCTGTCCAACCAATTGGGGCATGAATCCGGTAGATTCTTTAAAGTGGCTTGAAGAAAAGATGCTCCCCTATTATCCACTTGGAGAATTCAAGTCGCCTGCGGAGGTGGTATAA
- a CDS encoding formate dehydrogenase subunit gamma produces MNNGKEKMYLRFTKKQIFIHWLFAGSFFVLALTGLIMVIPGLSFLAAGGLSGIIHRAAAVMFILAPIIYFLVERQRFKELIKDSFTYDKDDIDWILKVFDYFLGKTRAMPPSGRINGGEKLHHGAIIVAFVTITISGLFLWFGSAIMNTTIFLVMIWLHNISMFIMLCLTVGHIYFTFVYDALPHMLSGYTTESYAKKHIKWLRKLQRNETNQSI; encoded by the coding sequence ATGAATAATGGGAAAGAGAAAATGTACCTGCGGTTTACTAAAAAGCAAATATTTATTCATTGGCTTTTTGCCGGGTCCTTTTTCGTTCTGGCATTAACAGGTCTGATCATGGTTATTCCAGGCTTATCATTTCTTGCAGCAGGAGGTTTAAGTGGTATTATTCACAGGGCAGCTGCAGTAATGTTTATTTTGGCTCCCATTATATATTTTCTTGTAGAGAGGCAGCGATTCAAGGAATTAATCAAAGATTCTTTTACTTATGATAAGGATGATATTGATTGGATTTTAAAGGTGTTTGACTATTTTCTTGGAAAAACAAGGGCCATGCCGCCTTCAGGAAGGATAAACGGCGGTGAAAAACTACACCATGGGGCAATTATTGTAGCTTTTGTAACTATCACAATTTCAGGTTTATTCCTGTGGTTTGGTTCAGCAATAATGAACACAACGATTTTTTTAGTAATGATCTGGCTGCATAATATATCCATGTTCATAATGCTGTGTTTAACAGTTGGTCATATATATTTTACTTTTGTATATGATGCACTGCCCCATATGCTTTCAGGTTATACTACTGAAAGTTATGCCAAGAAACATATCAAGTGGTTGCGTAAGCTTCAACGTAATGAGACTAATCAATCCATATAG
- the buk gene encoding butyrate kinase — protein sequence MNKDKLLVINPGSTSTKVAVFKDELLLWTGTLTHSTGALKEFNNIIEQFQFRKKTIERAVLNKGYALEEFKAVVARGGLLKPISGGTYIVNDAMLQDLRNGTYGEHACNLGALIAKEIAGPLGINAYIVDPVVVDELEPLARLSGIPEVPRRSIFHALNQKAMARRYCRENNQRYEDVNLLVVHLGGGISVGAHKKGRVIDVTNALDGEGPFSPERAGGIPVVELLKYFIEHGKDLDGIRKRLIGQGGLVAYLNTNDAREVEDMIEKGNGEAALVYEAMAYQIAKEIGAYAAVLSGKIDGIIVTGGLAFSSRLTTWIKERVDFIAPVVLYPGEDEMTALVEGVLRVFNGTEEALVY from the coding sequence TTGAACAAAGATAAATTACTAGTTATAAATCCTGGATCAACTTCCACAAAGGTGGCTGTTTTCAAAGACGAATTACTCTTGTGGACAGGAACCCTTACCCATTCAACTGGAGCATTAAAGGAATTTAATAATATTATAGAGCAATTTCAATTTCGCAAAAAGACTATAGAGAGGGCTGTTCTTAATAAAGGCTATGCCCTGGAAGAGTTTAAAGCTGTTGTTGCCAGGGGTGGTCTGTTAAAGCCAATTTCTGGCGGAACCTATATTGTAAATGATGCCATGCTGCAGGACTTGAGAAATGGCACCTATGGAGAACATGCCTGTAATCTGGGTGCACTAATAGCAAAGGAGATTGCAGGGCCATTGGGGATAAATGCCTATATTGTAGACCCTGTGGTTGTTGATGAGCTCGAACCCCTTGCTAGATTATCAGGAATACCAGAAGTTCCAAGACGCAGCATTTTCCATGCATTAAATCAAAAGGCCATGGCAAGAAGATACTGCAGGGAAAATAACCAAAGATATGAAGATGTAAACCTCCTGGTGGTTCATCTGGGCGGCGGGATTTCCGTGGGAGCACACAAAAAAGGTCGAGTAATTGATGTTACTAATGCTTTAGATGGAGAGGGTCCCTTTTCCCCTGAAAGGGCTGGCGGCATACCTGTAGTAGAGCTATTAAAATATTTTATTGAGCATGGTAAAGATTTAGATGGTATTAGAAAAAGATTAATTGGCCAGGGTGGGCTGGTGGCATATCTAAATACTAATGATGCTAGAGAAGTGGAAGACATGATTGAAAAGGGAAATGGAGAAGCGGCTCTTGTTTATGAAGCAATGGCCTATCAAATTGCAAAGGAAATTGGAGCATATGCTGCAGTCCTATCAGGAAAAATAGATGGGATCATTGTCACTGGAGGCCTGGCATTTAGCAGTAGATTAACAACCTGGATAAAAGAAAGGGTGGATTTTATAGCTCCAGTAGTTTTATACCCAGGGGAAGATGAAATGACAGCTCTGGTAGAAGGGGTACTAAGGGTCTTTAACGGAACAGAAGAAGCACTTGTATATTAA